ATGGCGGAGGCGACGCAGCCCCACTCCCGGGAGCACCCGGAGGACTTCGGGCTCGACTCGCGCACCAATCTCGCCATCGGCCGTCACTTCCGCGCGACGGACTTCGTGCACGCGCTGCGGCACCGCCACCGGCTGACCCGGGAGATGCTCGCGCTCATGACGGACGTCGACGTCCTCGTCACGCCGTCCACGGCCATCACCGCGCCCGCGATTGCGGAGTCGACGCTGCCGGAGGGCGAGTCCAACCTGCCGGTGGTCGACGCGCTGATGCGCTATGTCCGCCAGGGTAACCTGACCGGCTTCCCCGCGCTCTCCGTGCCGGTGGGCTTCGACGCGGCGGGCTTGCCCGTGGGACTCCAGCTCATGGGCCGCCCCTACGAGGAGCACCTGCTGCTTCGGTTGGGGCGCGTGGTCGAGCACGCGACGCCCCACCGGACACCTCCCATCCACGTCACCGCGCTGCGCTGAAGGCCCTGTCGCCTCGGGACGCATCGGCGGCGACCGTGTCGGGGCGCCGTGGACGGGTTCACGCAGGGGCGCGTGTATTCGCGCTCTTTGGGTCGTATCTGTTTTCTGTGTGATTATTGTAAAACGAGATTAATCACGGGCGCCCCGAGGGATGTCACTTCCTGGCGTCTGGCGCGGGGCAGGAGGCAGTGCTTCGTGCAACCCCGTGCGCATTCCGTTCCGGCCGTGGTTCAGACTTCCATTCCTGTCGCGATGTGGCTCGCGGCCTCGCTGTTGGTGGCGTGTGGAGAGCCTCTCGTGCCCGGGGCAGGGGAGGACGCCCCGGGGACGTCGCGAGCGGCGCTGACCGAGCTCGTCGTCAACGGCACCTTCGCCAACGGCGTGACGACGCCCTGGTGGAGTGGGGCGAACACCCAGTCGCTGGTGGAGAACGGGAGGCTGCGGGTGAACGTGGCGGGCGGGACCGTCAACCGGTGGGACGCGCTCATCGGACAGGACGACATCCCGTTGGTGAGCGGGCGGGCCTACACGCTGGCCTTCACCGCGTCCGCGTCCGCGAACGTGCCGATTCGGGCGACGGTGCAGATCGAACCGTCACCCTATACGGCGACGCTGGACCAGACCGTCACCCTGGATGGGACGGCCCGTCGCTTCACGTTCCCCTTCACGTCGTCGCTGGGCACGTCGCTGGGGCAGGTGACGTTCCAGTTCGGCGGCTCCGGGGCCTTCACGCTCTACCTGGATGACATCACGCTCACCACGGAGACGGGCTCCGGCCCCATCGCCTTGACGAGCGGCTTCTACGTGGACCCGAACTCGAATCCGGCCGTGTGGGTGAACAACAACGGTGGGGACGCGCGCGCGGCGCGCATCCAGGCCCACATCGCGAGCAAGCCGGGAGCGCGCTGGTTCGGCAATTGGAGCGGGGACATCGCCTCGGCGGTGTCGGGCTTCGTGAGCGCGGCGGACGCGGCGGACAAGCTGCCGGTGCTGGTGGCCTACAACATCCCGGGGCGCGACTGCGGCAGCCACTCCAGCGGCGGCGCGGGCAGCCCCGAGGCCTACCGCGCGTGGATTTCGTCGTTCGTCACCGGATTGGGCACCCGGCCCGCCATCGTCATCATCGAGCCCGACGCGGTCGCGCAGCTCGACTGCCTCCCCAACGACACCGAGCGCCAGACGCGGCTGGGCCTCCTTCGCTACGCCACCGAGCAGCTGCGCGACCGCGCGCCGAATACGTGGGCGTATCTCGACGGCGGCAACGCGACGTGGATTGCCGCGGACACCCTGGCGCAGCGGCTGGAGTCGGGCGGCGTGCGCAACATCCGGGGCTTCTCCCTCAACGTGTCCAACTACATCCCCACCGCGCAGTCCAACACCTATGGCGCCGCCGTGAGCGCCGCGCTGAACACGCGCTACGGCTACACGAAGCCCTGGGTGGTGGACACGAGCCGCAACGGCAATGGCTCGAACGGGGAGTGGTGCAACCCGGCTGGCCGCAAGCTAGGCGTGACGTCGCAGGTGGGCGGCGGCGCGGACCTGCTGCTGTGGATCAAGGTGCCGGGCGATTCGGATGGCCAGTGCGGCATCGCCCCCACGGTGCCGGCCGGCACCTTCAGCCCGGACCTCGCCATCCGGCTCATCGACGGTACGTGATGGGCGTGTGAGTCGGGGCCGCTCCCGGCCCTCGCCGAAGGCACGTCCGTTGGGACTCGTGCCTCCGGTGGGGCGAGGGCCGGGCGCGAGCTAGCGCGCCTTCGGCAGCAGCCGCGTCAGCTCGCGGTCGAGCGTCGCGGCGAAGCGCTGGCGGTCCTGCGCGGAGAAGCTGCTCGGGCCGCCCGTCTGCACCCCGCTCTCCCGCAGCTCCTGCATGAAGTTGCGCACGGACAGCCGCTCCTCGATGTTCTCCTCCGAGAACAGCTCGCCGCGCGGGTCCATCACCACCACGCCCCGGGGGACGAGGAGGGCGGCCAGCGGGATGTCCTGGGTGACGGCGAGGTCGCCCTTCACGGCCGACGTGGCGATGTGCTGGTCGGCCACGTCGAGGCCGGCGCCCACCTGCACCGTGGAGACGAGCTCCGTGCGGGGGAGGGACAGGGCCCGGTTGGCCACGAAGACGAGCGGGACCTTCAGCCGCTGCGACGCTCGCAGGAGGATGTCCCGGACGGGGCCCGGACAGGCATCGGCATCGACCCAGATTCGCATCGGCGCATCCTCGCGTCATCCGCCGGGGTTGTCCCGGCTTTCCGCGCCGGTGGCGACAGGTACCGGACGTGGGGCCATGAAGTGCTTGACGGCCCTGGAGGGCGGCGTTCGGATGCGCGGCCATGTCCGAGCTGCTGACCCGCGCCGAAGCGACGAACTACGCAGAGACCTCGCGTCATTCCGATGTGCTCGCCTTCGTGGACGAGCTGTGCCGCCGCACGAAGCTCGCCCGACGGGTGGACTTCGGGAAGAGCGGAGAGGGTCAACCCCTCGTGGCGCTCATCGTGAGCGACCGCAACTGCTTCACGCCGGAGCTGGCGCGCAAGCAGAAGAAGGTCGTCGTCATGGTGGAGGCCAACATCCACGCCGGCGAGGTGGAGGGCAAGGAGGCGCTGCTCGCGCTCGCGCGCGACCTGACGCTCACGAAGCTGGGCCACAAGCTGCTCGACAAGCTGTGCCTGGTGCTCGTCCCCAACTTCAACCCGGACGGCAACGACCGCATCAGCCCCAACAACCGCAAGCTCAACCTCCGGAGCCTGGAGGGCCAGGTCAATCCGCCGGGCGGCGTGGGGACGCGCTACACGGGCGAGGGGTGGAACCTCAACCGCGACAGCACGAAGCAGGAGGCGCCGGAGACGCGCGCGTTGGCGAAGCTGCATCAGGCGTGGTGGCCGGAGCTGTTCATCGACTGCCACACCACCGACGGCAGCATCCACGCCTTCGACCTCACGTTCGACACGTCGCACTCGAACGAGCCGTTGTTCCAAGAGCTGCGGGACTACAACCGCGCGATGCTGGAGCGCGTGTCCGAGGCGGTGCGCAAGCGCCACGGCTTCGACAGCTTCTGGTACGGCAACTACCGCGAGGAGGACGAGCCCACCTCCGGCTGGCACACGTACCCCGCGCTGCCTCGCTTCGGCAGCCACTACCGGGGGCTGCTCGGGCGGCTGGACGTGCTGCTGGAGACCTACAGCTACATCGACTTCCCTCGCCGGTGCGCGGTGATGCGCGCGTGGCTCCTGGAGCTGATTCGCGAGGCGGCTCGGAGCGCCAAGGCCTTCCGCGCCGTCACGGAGGCGCAGCAGCAGGCCATCATCGCGCGAGGAGAGAACCCGGACCCCCAGGTCCTGGTGGGCATCAACTACGGCGTGGCCACGCGCGACGCGCAGGGGGCGCTCGCCTTCGAGTACCCCGCGTACGCGAAGCCCGGGGATACCGCCCGCGTCATGGCGTATGACGAGAAGAGCATCCGGGAGCGGCGCTACCCGGGGAAGAAGCACCGCGTCTACCGCGTGCCGCATCACCGGACCTTCATCCCCACGCAGTCGGTGAGCACGCCCGCCGCGTACCTGGCCCCGCCGGAGCTGGCCCCGCGCCTGGAGGGACATGGCATCCGCTTCGAGGTGCTGCCCACGGCGCGGGCCTTCACCGTGGACAGCTACCGCGTGGCCCGGCGCGAGGAGACCTTCAGTCCGGACGTGGCGGCCAACGTCCCGCCCGTGGGCGAGGCCGAGGTGCCGCTGAGCATGAAGCCCAAGCCGGTGCGCTTCGAGACGGTGCTGACGGTGGCGCCCGAGCGCACCACGCGCGAGTTCCCCCAGGGTACGCTCTACATCCCCACCTCCCAGCGCGCCGGCACGCTGGCGGTGTACCTGCTGGAGCCCCACTCGGACGACGGGCTGTGCCGCTGGCAGTTCCTCGACAAGCACATCGAGGTGGGCGGCCTGCACCCCGTCCACCGCGTGGTGAGTCCGGTCGCCGCGCCGAAGAAGGCGGAGTAGGGCGTTCGCGAGGCGGGGCGGACGGGGAACACCGTTCGTCCCCGTCCGGCTCCCATTCGTCCCGGGTCGCGTGGAAGCCGTCATCCCGGGCCGGCTAGCCTTGCCGGCCATGCGTGAGCCGGAAGCCGGGTGTCCGGGGGGTGAGGTGGAGCCCCTGCCTTCCTGGGCCGTGTGGTGGGGCTCGCTGGGGTGGTGGCTGGCGGACGCGCTCATCACCGTGAGCCAGGTGCAGCTGCTCCAGCGCATCGGCGAGGCGAAGGTCTCCGATGGCGAGCTGTGGCGCATGTCGCTGGCCAGTTCGCTGTTGTGGGTCCCCATCACGGTGATGTGCCTGCGGTTGTCGGAGCGGGTGCCCCTGGTGCGCGCGCGGCTGGGACGCGCCCTGGCGGTCCACCTGGGGGCGTTGCTGCTCGTGGTGGTGGGGAGGGCGGGTTTCGTCGTCCTCACCCAGGAGTCCATCGGTTGGTACGAGCGCATGCCCCGGGTGGCGGATGTGCTGGCCCAGAGCGTGGTCAACAACCTGCTGCCGTTCATCCTGCTGACGGCGGGCGCTCACGCGCTGGGGCTCGCGCGCCGCGCCCACGTCCGGCAGCGGCGCGCGGACCAGCTCCAGGCGCAGCTGGCCGAGGCCCGGCTCCAGGCGCTCGCGTCCCAGCTGCGCCCCCATTTCCTCTTCAACGCCCTCAACGCCGTGGCGTCGCTGGTCCACGTGGACCCGGATGCCGCGGAGCGGATGCTCGCGAGGTTGGGTGACCTGCTTCGCCACGGCCTGGACTCGCATGGCCGACAGGAGGTGACGCTGCGCGAGGAGCTGGACGCGCTGGCGCCCTACCTGGACATCGAGCGGGTGCGCTTCGGCCCCCGGCTGAGCGTGACCTACGACGTGCCGCCGGAGGTGCTGGAGGCGCGTGTGCCCTATCTCGCGTTGCAGCCCCTGGTGGAGAACGCGATCCGCCATGGCCTGGCGCCGCGCGCGGAGCCGGGGAGGATCGACATCCGCGCCGAGCGGGACGGGGGCACGCTGTGCCTGCGCGTCCAGGATGACGGCGTGGGGCCGCCGGCCCAGGTCGCGCCTCGCGGTGGGGGCGTGGGGTTGTCCAACCTGCGCGCGCGCCTGACGACGCTCCACGGCGCGCGCGCAACGCTGGCGCTGCGCCCCGCTTCGCCCCGGGGGACGGTGGTGGAGGTCCGCGTACCTTTCGCGGTGGAGCCCCGGCGGGAGGCCGCATGACCAGCGGGTCTTCTCCCCTGCGCGTGGTGGTGGTGGACGACGAACCGCTGGCGCTGGCGCGCCTGCGCGCCCTGGCGGCGGCGGAGCCAGAGGTGGAGGTGGTGGGGGAGGCGGCCAGCGGCGAGGAGGCCGTGCGGGTCGTCCTGGCGCGTGCTCCGGACGTACTGATGCTGGACGTGGAGATGCCGGCGGGGGATGGCTTCGAGGTGTTGCGCGCGCTGCCGCCGGAGTCGATTCCCGTGGTCGTCTTCGTCACCGCCTGGCAGCAGCATGCCGTGCGCGCCTTCGAGGCACAGGCGCTGGACTTCCTGCTCAAGCCCTATGACCGCCAGCGCTTCCGCGCGGCGCTCGCCCGCGCGCGAGCGCAGGTGCGGCTGTTGCGGCGCGATGGGGCCTCCACGCGACAGGAGGTGCTCCTCTCCGGCCTGGCGCTGGCGGAGGCCCCCCTGCGGCGCCTGCCCGTCAAGGAGGACGGCCGCATCCGCTTCATCGACTGCGCGGCCATCACCCACATCGAGGCCGAGGCGAACTACGCGCGGGTCCACGCGGACGGCGCGCAGCACGTGCTGCGCGAGACGCTGACGCGATTGGAGGAGCGGCTCGACGCGCGGCGCTTCGTGCGCGTCCACCGCTCCGTGCTCGTCAACGTGGACCACGTGCGCGAGGCGGAGCCGCTCTCCCAGGGAGAATACCTGCTGGTGCTGGGCGGCGAGGGCACGGCGGTGCGGACCGGGCGGAGTCATCGCGCGAGGGTGGAGGCCGCGCTGGGCCTGGGCTCGCAAGGGCCCGCCTCGCGCTGAGCGTCGTCCCCGCGCCGCTCCCATCCATCCCCGGCGCGCCGCGCTTCATCCCCGCTTCCCGGACAGGCGAACGGCGAGCGCGTACCTCTGGCCGCATGACGGGAGCGGGCAGCGGCTCCTCCCGTCACTTCCCGAGGAGACCGTCATGTCATCGCAGCTCCGCCGCATCCCCACAGTGCTCACCGCGCTCGCCGTGTCCCTGACGACGTCCGCGTCCGCCTCCGCCCCGCGCACGCCCGAGGTGTTCGCTCCGGGCTTCGTCTCGCTCCCCGAGCAGGAGGAGTACCGCATCGCCTTCACCCCGGATGGCCGCACCGCCTTCTGGGGCGTGAGCACGGACTTCTTCCCCGTGTCCCGGCAGTCCACCATCGTCTACT
This sequence is a window from Myxococcus stipitatus. Protein-coding genes within it:
- a CDS encoding glycoside hydrolase family 6 protein; the encoded protein is MQPRAHSVPAVVQTSIPVAMWLAASLLVACGEPLVPGAGEDAPGTSRAALTELVVNGTFANGVTTPWWSGANTQSLVENGRLRVNVAGGTVNRWDALIGQDDIPLVSGRAYTLAFTASASANVPIRATVQIEPSPYTATLDQTVTLDGTARRFTFPFTSSLGTSLGQVTFQFGGSGAFTLYLDDITLTTETGSGPIALTSGFYVDPNSNPAVWVNNNGGDARAARIQAHIASKPGARWFGNWSGDIASAVSGFVSAADAADKLPVLVAYNIPGRDCGSHSSGGAGSPEAYRAWISSFVTGLGTRPAIVIIEPDAVAQLDCLPNDTERQTRLGLLRYATEQLRDRAPNTWAYLDGGNATWIAADTLAQRLESGGVRNIRGFSLNVSNYIPTAQSNTYGAAVSAALNTRYGYTKPWVVDTSRNGNGSNGEWCNPAGRKLGVTSQVGGGADLLLWIKVPGDSDGQCGIAPTVPAGTFSPDLAIRLIDGT
- a CDS encoding YaiI/YqxD family protein, with amino-acid sequence MRIWVDADACPGPVRDILLRASQRLKVPLVFVANRALSLPRTELVSTVQVGAGLDVADQHIATSAVKGDLAVTQDIPLAALLVPRGVVVMDPRGELFSEENIEERLSVRNFMQELRESGVQTGGPSSFSAQDRQRFAATLDRELTRLLPKAR
- a CDS encoding M14 family metallopeptidase, which codes for MSELLTRAEATNYAETSRHSDVLAFVDELCRRTKLARRVDFGKSGEGQPLVALIVSDRNCFTPELARKQKKVVVMVEANIHAGEVEGKEALLALARDLTLTKLGHKLLDKLCLVLVPNFNPDGNDRISPNNRKLNLRSLEGQVNPPGGVGTRYTGEGWNLNRDSTKQEAPETRALAKLHQAWWPELFIDCHTTDGSIHAFDLTFDTSHSNEPLFQELRDYNRAMLERVSEAVRKRHGFDSFWYGNYREEDEPTSGWHTYPALPRFGSHYRGLLGRLDVLLETYSYIDFPRRCAVMRAWLLELIREAARSAKAFRAVTEAQQQAIIARGENPDPQVLVGINYGVATRDAQGALAFEYPAYAKPGDTARVMAYDEKSIRERRYPGKKHRVYRVPHHRTFIPTQSVSTPAAYLAPPELAPRLEGHGIRFEVLPTARAFTVDSYRVARREETFSPDVAANVPPVGEAEVPLSMKPKPVRFETVLTVAPERTTREFPQGTLYIPTSQRAGTLAVYLLEPHSDDGLCRWQFLDKHIEVGGLHPVHRVVSPVAAPKKAE
- a CDS encoding sensor histidine kinase; amino-acid sequence: MREPEAGCPGGEVEPLPSWAVWWGSLGWWLADALITVSQVQLLQRIGEAKVSDGELWRMSLASSLLWVPITVMCLRLSERVPLVRARLGRALAVHLGALLLVVVGRAGFVVLTQESIGWYERMPRVADVLAQSVVNNLLPFILLTAGAHALGLARRAHVRQRRADQLQAQLAEARLQALASQLRPHFLFNALNAVASLVHVDPDAAERMLARLGDLLRHGLDSHGRQEVTLREELDALAPYLDIERVRFGPRLSVTYDVPPEVLEARVPYLALQPLVENAIRHGLAPRAEPGRIDIRAERDGGTLCLRVQDDGVGPPAQVAPRGGGVGLSNLRARLTTLHGARATLALRPASPRGTVVEVRVPFAVEPRREAA
- a CDS encoding LytR/AlgR family response regulator transcription factor, which encodes MTSGSSPLRVVVVDDEPLALARLRALAAAEPEVEVVGEAASGEEAVRVVLARAPDVLMLDVEMPAGDGFEVLRALPPESIPVVVFVTAWQQHAVRAFEAQALDFLLKPYDRQRFRAALARARAQVRLLRRDGASTRQEVLLSGLALAEAPLRRLPVKEDGRIRFIDCAAITHIEAEANYARVHADGAQHVLRETLTRLEERLDARRFVRVHRSVLVNVDHVREAEPLSQGEYLLVLGGEGTAVRTGRSHRARVEAALGLGSQGPASR